A section of the Gallus gallus isolate bGalGal1 chromosome 4, bGalGal1.mat.broiler.GRCg7b, whole genome shotgun sequence genome encodes:
- the ADH6 gene encoding alcohol dehydrogenase 6 — translation MATSGKVIRCRAAVAWAAGKSLSVEEIEVAPPKAREVRVKMVATGICHTDEHVLEGNFPDVDFPVILGHEGAGIVESIGEGVTSVKPGDKVILFPLPQCGECSFCLNPDSNYCLKSHLTEPQNLMPDKTTRFTCKGKQIQHFLWNSTFAEYTVVPEYTLAKIDAAAPLDKVCVFACGFSTGYGAAVNTAKVKLGSTCAVFGLGGVGLSVVMGCKAAGASRIIAIDINKDKFAKAKEMGATECINPQDFKKPIQQVLTEMTGHGVDYSFEAIGTADTLIAALASCNMNTGVCVMVGVLPAGSTVPIDPFLLLSGRTCKGTLAGGWKMRDSIPKLVASYLEKKFNSDLLITHTLPFAKINEGFELLRAGKSIRTVMLF, via the exons ATGGCCACTTCTGGAAAA GTTATCCgatgcagagctgcagttgcCTGGGCAGCGGGCAAATCACTCTCTGTTGAGGAGATAGAGGTTGCACCTCCAAAGGCACGTGAAGTGCGTGTCAAG ATGGTGGCCACGGGGATCTGCCACACAGATGAACATGTTCTAGAAGGTAACTTTCCTGACGTAGATTTCCCAGTCATCCTAGGCCacgaaggagctgggattgtggAGAGCATTGGAGAAGGAGTGACCTCCGTGAAGCCAG GAGACAAAGTCATCCTCTTTCCACTTCCTCAGTGTGGAGAATGCAGCTTCTGCTTGAATCCTGACTCCAACTACTGCCTGAAATCACA CCTCACTGAACCACAAAACCTGATGCCTGACAAGACCACCAGGTTCACTTGCAAAGGGAAACAGATCCAACACTTCCTCTGGAACAGCACTTTTGCAGAATACACTGTTGTACCTGAGTACACCCTGGCCAAGATAGATGCTGCTGCACCTCTGGACAAAGTCTGTGTGTTTGCCTGTGGTTTCTCCACAggctatggggctgctgtcaACACCGCCAAG GTAAAACTGGGCTCCACCTGTGCCGTCTTTGGCCTTGGAGGAGTCGGCCTCTCTGTTGTCATGGGCTGCAAGGCAGCTGGAGCGTCCCGCATCATTGCCATCGATATCAACAAGGACAAGTTTGCCAAGGCCAAAGAGATGGGAGCCACCGAGTGCATCAACCCTCAGGACTTCAAGAAGCCTATCCAGCAGGTGCTCACCGAGATGACCGGTCACGGCGTGGACTACTCCTTTGAAGCCATTGGGACCGCAGATACCCTG ATTGCTGCCCTGGCCTCTTGCAATATGAACACCGGGGTCTGTGTGATGGTTGGAGTATTACCTGCTGGTTCGACAGTTCCCATTGATCCTTTCCTTCTACTAAGTGGGCGCACCTGTAAAGGAACCCTGGCTGGAG GCTGGAAAATGAGAGACTCTATCCCCAAATTAGTTGCCAGctatttggagaagaaatttaaCTCTGACTTGCTGATCACACACACGCTGCCGTTTGCTAAAATCAACGAGGGATTTGAATTGCTACGTGCAGGCAAAAG CATTCGCACCGTGATGCTCTTCTGA
- the LOC100857280 gene encoding alcohol dehydrogenase 1-like encodes MATSGKVIRCRAAVAWAAGKSLSVEEIEVAPPKAREVRVKIVATGICRTDDHVLDGTFPDLQFPVIPGHEGAGIVESIGEGVTSVKPGDKVILFPLPQCGECSFCLNPDSNYCLKTHLTEPQNLMPDKTTRFTCKGKQIQHFLWNSTFAEYTVVPEYTLAKIDAAAPLDKVCLLACGFPTGYGAAVNTAKVKPGSTCAVFGLGGVGLSVVMGCKAAGASRIIAIDINKDKFAKAKEMGATECINPQDFKKPIQQVLTEMTGHGVDYSFEAIGTADTLIAALASCNMNTGVCVMVGEPPAGSTVPIDPFLLLSGRTCKGTVVGGWKMRDSIPKLVASYLEKKFNSDLLITHTLPFAKINEGFELLRAGKSIRTVMLF; translated from the exons ATGGCCACTTCTGGAAAA GTTATCCgatgcagagctgcagttgcCTGGGCAGCGGGCAAATCACTCTCTGTTGAGGAGATAGAGGTTGCACCTCCAAAGGCACGTGAAGTGCGTGTCAAG ATCGTGGCCACAGGGATCTGTCGCACAGATGACCATGTTCTTGATGGCACATTTCCTGATTTACAATTCCCAGTCATCCCAGGCCACGAAGGAGCTGGGATAGTGGAGAGCATTGGAGAAGGAGTGACCTCTGTGAAACCAG GAGACAAAGTCATCCTCTTTCCACTTCCTCAGTGTGGAGAATGCAGCTTCTGCTTGAATCCTGACTCCAACTACTGCCTGAAAACACA CCTCACTGAACCACAAAACCTGATGCCTGACAAGACCACCAGGTTCACTTGCAAAGGGAAACAGATCCAACACTTCCTCTGGAACAGCACTTTTGCAGAATACACTGTTGTACCTGAGTACACCCTGGCCAAGATAGATGCTGCTGCACCTCTGGACAAAGTCTGCTTGCTTGCCTGTGGTTTTCCCACAggctatggggctgctgtcaACACCGCCAAG GTAAAACCGGGCTCCACCTGTGCTGTCTTTGGCCTTGGAGGAGTCGGCCTCTCTGTAGTCATGGGCTGCAAGGCAGCTGGAGCGTCCCGCATCATTGCCATCGATATCAACAAGGACAAGTTTGCCAAGGCCAAAGAGATGGGAGCCACCGAGTGCATCAACCCTCAGGACTTCAAGAAGCCTATCCAGCAGGTGCTCACCGAGATGACCGGTCACGGCGTGGACTACTCCTTTGAAGCCATTGGGACCGCAGATACCCTG ATTGCTGCCCTGGCCTCTTGCAATATGAACACCGGGGTCTGTGTGATGGTTGGAGAACCACCTGCTGGTTCGACAGTTCCCATTGATCCTTTCCTTCTACTAAGTGGGCGCACCTGTAAAGGGACTGTGGTTGGAG GCTGGAAAATGAGAGACTCTATCCCCAAATTAGTTGCCAGctatttggagaagaaatttaaCTCCGACTTGCTGATCACACACACGCTGCCGTTTGCTAAAATCAACGAGGGATTTGAATTGCTACGTGCAGGCAAAAG CATTCGCACCGTGATGCTCTTCTGA
- the ADH1C gene encoding alcohol dehydrogenase 1, which translates to MSTVGKVIKCKAAVLWEANKPFSLEEVEVAPPKAHEVRIKIVATGICRSDDHVVTGALAMPFPIILGHEAAGVIESVGEKVTSLKPGDAVIPLFVPQCGECRSCLSTKGNLCIKNDLSSSPTGLMADGTTRFTCKGKAIHHFVGTSTFTEYTVVHETAAAKIDSAAPLEKVCLIGCGFSTGYGAVLQTAKVEAGSTCAVFGLGGVGLSVVMGCKAAGASRIIAVDINKDKFAKAKELGATECINPKDFKKPIHEVLTEMTGQGVDYSFEVIGRIETMTAALASCHNNYGVSVIVGVPPAAQKISFDPMLIFSGRTWKGSVFGGWKSKDAVPKLVADYMKKKFVLDPLITHTLPFTKINEGFDLLRTGKSIRSVLVL; encoded by the exons ATGAGCACAGTGGGCAAA GTTATTAAATGCAAGGCAGCAGTACTGTGGGAAGCGAATAAACCATTTTCTCTTGAGGAAGTGGAAGTTGCCCCACCAAAAGCACATGAAGTTCGTATTAag ATTGTAGCCACGGGGATCTGTCGCTCTGATGACCACGTGGTGACTGGTGCACTGGCTATGCCTTTTCCAATAATCCTTGGGCACGAGGCAGCTGGTGTCATAGAAAGTGTTGGGGAGAAAGTAACTTCGTTAAAGCCAG gaGACGCAGTTATTCCACTCTTTGTTCCACAGTGTGGAGAGTGCAGATCTTGCTTAAGCACCAAGGGTAATTTGTGCATTAAAAATGA TCTTTCTTCTTCACCTACTGGACTAATGGCTGATGGTACCACTAGGTTTACCTGTAAGGGGAAAGCAATTCATCATTTTGTTGGTACAAGTACTTTCACTGAATACACGGTAGTACACGAAACTGCTGCAGCCAAAATAgattctgctgctcctctggaaAAAGTTTGTCTGATTGGCTGTGGATTCTCAACTGGTTATGGGGCTGTTCTGCAGACTGCCAAG GTAGAAGCAGGCTCCACCTGTGCCGTCTTTGGCCTTGGAGGAGTCGGCCTCTCTGTTGTCATGGGCTGCAAGGCAGCTGGAGCGTCCCGCATCATTGCCGTCGATATCAACAAGGACAAGTTTGCCAAGGCCAAGGAGCTAGGAGCCACCGAGTGCATCAACCCTAAAGATTTCAAGAAGCCTATTCATGAAGTGCTGACTGAAATGACTGGCCAGGGTGTGGACTACTCCTTCGAGGTCATCGGCCGTATTGAAACCATG ACTGCGGCCTTGGCCTCTTGCCACAACAACTACGGAGTCAGCGTGATTGTGGGagtgcctcctgcagcacaaaaAATTAGTTTTGACCCCATGCTTATCTTCAGTGGTCGCACCTGGAAAGGGTCCGTCTTTGGAG GCTGGAAGAGTAAAGACGCCGTGCCCAAACTGGTTGCTGATTACATGAAGAAAAAGTTTGTTTTGGATCCATTAATAACCCACACACTTCCTTTCACTAAAATCAATGAGGGATTTGATCTGCTAAGGACAGGGAAGAG TATTCGCAGCGTCCTCGTATTGTAA
- the ADH1C gene encoding alcohol dehydrogenase 1 isoform X2 — translation MPFPIILGHEAAGVIESVGEKVTSLKPGDAVIPLFVPQCGECRSCLSTKGNLCIKNDLSSSPTGLMADGTTRFTCKGKAIHHFVGTSTFTEYTVVHETAAAKIDSAAPLEKVCLIGCGFSTGYGAVLQTAKVEAGSTCAVFGLGGVGLSVVMGCKAAGASRIIAVDINKDKFAKAKELGATECINPKDFKKPIHEVLTEMTGQGVDYSFEVIGRIETMTAALASCHNNYGVSVIVGVPPAAQKISFDPMLIFSGRTWKGSVFGGWKSKDAVPKLVADYMKKKFVLDPLITHTLPFTKINEGFDLLRTGKSIRSVLVL, via the exons ATGCCTTTTCCAATAATCCTTGGGCACGAGGCAGCTGGTGTCATAGAAAGTGTTGGGGAGAAAGTAACTTCGTTAAAGCCAG gaGACGCAGTTATTCCACTCTTTGTTCCACAGTGTGGAGAGTGCAGATCTTGCTTAAGCACCAAGGGTAATTTGTGCATTAAAAATGA TCTTTCTTCTTCACCTACTGGACTAATGGCTGATGGTACCACTAGGTTTACCTGTAAGGGGAAAGCAATTCATCATTTTGTTGGTACAAGTACTTTCACTGAATACACGGTAGTACACGAAACTGCTGCAGCCAAAATAgattctgctgctcctctggaaAAAGTTTGTCTGATTGGCTGTGGATTCTCAACTGGTTATGGGGCTGTTCTGCAGACTGCCAAG GTAGAAGCAGGCTCCACCTGTGCCGTCTTTGGCCTTGGAGGAGTCGGCCTCTCTGTTGTCATGGGCTGCAAGGCAGCTGGAGCGTCCCGCATCATTGCCGTCGATATCAACAAGGACAAGTTTGCCAAGGCCAAGGAGCTAGGAGCCACCGAGTGCATCAACCCTAAAGATTTCAAGAAGCCTATTCATGAAGTGCTGACTGAAATGACTGGCCAGGGTGTGGACTACTCCTTCGAGGTCATCGGCCGTATTGAAACCATG ACTGCGGCCTTGGCCTCTTGCCACAACAACTACGGAGTCAGCGTGATTGTGGGagtgcctcctgcagcacaaaaAATTAGTTTTGACCCCATGCTTATCTTCAGTGGTCGCACCTGGAAAGGGTCCGTCTTTGGAG GCTGGAAGAGTAAAGACGCCGTGCCCAAACTGGTTGCTGATTACATGAAGAAAAAGTTTGTTTTGGATCCATTAATAACCCACACACTTCCTTTCACTAAAATCAATGAGGGATTTGATCTGCTAAGGACAGGGAAGAG TATTCGCAGCGTCCTCGTATTGTAA
- the ADH1C gene encoding alcohol dehydrogenase 1 isoform X1, translating to MIFLLCKRVCFYSLLFLAATTCKVIKCKAAVLWEANKPFSLEEVEVAPPKAHEVRIKIVATGICRSDDHVVTGALAMPFPIILGHEAAGVIESVGEKVTSLKPGDAVIPLFVPQCGECRSCLSTKGNLCIKNDLSSSPTGLMADGTTRFTCKGKAIHHFVGTSTFTEYTVVHETAAAKIDSAAPLEKVCLIGCGFSTGYGAVLQTAKVEAGSTCAVFGLGGVGLSVVMGCKAAGASRIIAVDINKDKFAKAKELGATECINPKDFKKPIHEVLTEMTGQGVDYSFEVIGRIETMTAALASCHNNYGVSVIVGVPPAAQKISFDPMLIFSGRTWKGSVFGGWKSKDAVPKLVADYMKKKFVLDPLITHTLPFTKINEGFDLLRTGKSIRSVLVL from the exons ATGATCTTCCTCCTCTGTAAAAGGGTGTGTTTCTACAGCTTGCTTTTCCTCGCTGCCACAACTTGTAAG GTTATTAAATGCAAGGCAGCAGTACTGTGGGAAGCGAATAAACCATTTTCTCTTGAGGAAGTGGAAGTTGCCCCACCAAAAGCACATGAAGTTCGTATTAag ATTGTAGCCACGGGGATCTGTCGCTCTGATGACCACGTGGTGACTGGTGCACTGGCTATGCCTTTTCCAATAATCCTTGGGCACGAGGCAGCTGGTGTCATAGAAAGTGTTGGGGAGAAAGTAACTTCGTTAAAGCCAG gaGACGCAGTTATTCCACTCTTTGTTCCACAGTGTGGAGAGTGCAGATCTTGCTTAAGCACCAAGGGTAATTTGTGCATTAAAAATGA TCTTTCTTCTTCACCTACTGGACTAATGGCTGATGGTACCACTAGGTTTACCTGTAAGGGGAAAGCAATTCATCATTTTGTTGGTACAAGTACTTTCACTGAATACACGGTAGTACACGAAACTGCTGCAGCCAAAATAgattctgctgctcctctggaaAAAGTTTGTCTGATTGGCTGTGGATTCTCAACTGGTTATGGGGCTGTTCTGCAGACTGCCAAG GTAGAAGCAGGCTCCACCTGTGCCGTCTTTGGCCTTGGAGGAGTCGGCCTCTCTGTTGTCATGGGCTGCAAGGCAGCTGGAGCGTCCCGCATCATTGCCGTCGATATCAACAAGGACAAGTTTGCCAAGGCCAAGGAGCTAGGAGCCACCGAGTGCATCAACCCTAAAGATTTCAAGAAGCCTATTCATGAAGTGCTGACTGAAATGACTGGCCAGGGTGTGGACTACTCCTTCGAGGTCATCGGCCGTATTGAAACCATG ACTGCGGCCTTGGCCTCTTGCCACAACAACTACGGAGTCAGCGTGATTGTGGGagtgcctcctgcagcacaaaaAATTAGTTTTGACCCCATGCTTATCTTCAGTGGTCGCACCTGGAAAGGGTCCGTCTTTGGAG GCTGGAAGAGTAAAGACGCCGTGCCCAAACTGGTTGCTGATTACATGAAGAAAAAGTTTGTTTTGGATCCATTAATAACCCACACACTTCCTTTCACTAAAATCAATGAGGGATTTGATCTGCTAAGGACAGGGAAGAG TATTCGCAGCGTCCTCGTATTGTAA